A single region of the Thermodesulfovibrionales bacterium genome encodes:
- a CDS encoding flavodoxin family protein — protein sequence MTYMTKKVLILSASPRKGGNSDLLCDRFMHGAREAGHQAEKIFLRDKKITYCTGCGVCQSNGGMCVQKDDMAEVLDKMVAADVLVMATPVYFYTMNAQMKTLIDRTCARYAEISNKEMYFIVTAADSRKQAMERTLEGFRGFTSCLTGAREKGIIYGTGAWNMGDIKGSKAMTQAYEMGGKV from the coding sequence ATGACGTATATGACAAAAAAGGTATTAATATTGTCAGCAAGCCCAAGAAAAGGCGGGAATTCCGATCTGTTATGCGATCGGTTCATGCACGGGGCTAGAGAAGCAGGTCATCAGGCGGAGAAGATATTCTTACGGGACAAAAAGATCACTTATTGTACTGGATGCGGTGTTTGTCAGAGCAACGGGGGCATGTGTGTTCAGAAGGATGATATGGCTGAGGTCCTGGATAAAATGGTAGCTGCCGACGTGCTCGTGATGGCAACGCCTGTCTATTTTTACACCATGAACGCACAGATGAAAACATTGATCGACAGAACATGTGCGAGATATGCCGAGATCAGCAATAAGGAGATGTATTTCATTGTGACTGCCGCGGACAGCAGGAAGCAGGCAATGGAAAGGACCCTGGAAGGATTCAGAGGATTTACCTCCTGCCTTACCGGGGCAAGGGAAAAGGGGATCATCTATGGAACCGGCGCATGGAATATGGGAGATATCAAAGGAAGTAAGGCGATGACCCAGGCATATGAAATGGGGGGAAAAGTGTAA